TAGGCATTACCCAACTACAGTAACGCTTAGTGCCGAGCGCCGATTAAAACTATTAGAACTAGCAAAAACCTACAAATTTGCTATTATTGAAGACGATTACGATTACGATTTTCAGTATAACGGTTCTGCCATGTTACCTATGGCAAGTGCCGATGGTAATGGTATGGTGGTTTATTTAGGAAAACTAGGGCAATCACTATTCCCTAGTTTTCAAACGGGATTTGTAGTGGCTCCTGAAAGTTTAATTTCTGAAGCAAAAAACTATTTGCAATTACTAGACAAGCAAGGCGACATGATACAAGAGCAAATACTCGCCGAGTTAATTCATGAAGGTGAAATATACCGACTGCTAAAAAAAAACATTGTAACTTATAAGGAAAGGCGCGATTGTTTATGTGAACACTTAACCACATATTTTAAAAATATTATTACTTGGGAAAAACCATCGGGTGGCTTAGCAATATGGTTGCGATTTAGCAATAAAATTTCTTTGGTGAAATTGGCTGAAGCATCAGAAAAACTCAACTTATTTCTTCCAAAAACAATACTTTATCAAGACAAAGATACTTGCGCTATCCGTTTTGGTTTTGGACAGCTCAATGAAGAAGAATTAGAGACTGCAATTAAAACTTTAAAAACCGCTTATGACATTGTGGGTCCTGCATCTGGCACAACATAAATAGGAGCCACTTTCTCTATATCAAATTCCGTTTTACAAGCTTCACATCTGTATTTATGTTTTGTATAAATTGGCAAAGCAGATGTGATAATATTAGTGATGAAAGCAAAAACAAAGGCAAAAAGCGCTTTAATATCCTTTATTGTGGAATAAAGTTCAATTTTATCACTTTTACAATTCGGGCATTTTATGGCATTGCCTTGGTTATCTAAAGAGAATTTGTTTATCGATTTTAAAATATGTTCGGCTTCTTCAGCTTGATACGATAATACTTTCAGTTTTACGCCACCAATAGCATTACTTACTAAAGGATCGGTATCTATAGTAAGGTTATCGAATAAAAACACTTGAATACCATCGGCCTCCAAACGACCTTTTATAATTTGTGCTTCGGTGGAATATTGAAATCTAGCTATGGTTTTAAAAGTATCGATCATATTAATAATTTATTCAAGTTTAAAAAAGCTTAAACACTAACAACATGCAAGATACAACTAAAAAAGTCAACTTTTACACCTTGAATAATTTCATCTAAAACATCGCTTACATAATAAGTTTTAGAGGATAATTTCTCTTTTTAAAAACAGCTAAAGCTATAAATAGTCTTAAAAAAAAGCCCAAAAATCAAAATAGATTATTGGGCTTTTTAGTTTTATAAAGATTAATCTTTAATTACTTCTCTGAGGTATTATTTTTTTCAGAAACTACCTCAGCAGCTTCAACATCTTTCCCTTTTAAATACTCTGGTAATTGCATACCAGCCATATCGAACATTTCTTGTAAAGGTGGTACAGATTTGTACATACCAGAAAGGAAATTAGCTGTTGACGATTTTCCATCTTTTCCGCCACCATTTTCCCAAACAGTAACCTTATCAATTTTAATATTTTTAATGGCTTCCGATTGCATTCTTACCAATTCTGGTAATTTATCAGCAACTAAAAGCAATACAGCGTCTTTAGAGTTATTTCCGGCAGCCTTCACAATTTGATCTAAACCGGCAGCTTGCTTCGTTAATACTTCATATAAACCTTGTGCTTCTGCTTGCGCTTTAAAAAGAATACCATCAGCCTCACCTTTAGCGCGACGTCTTGTTCTTTCAGCTTCCGCTTCAGCATCAATTTCAACTTTCTTTTTATCAATTTCCGCTGGTACAATAATATCTGCCATTTGAGAAGAACGCTCACGTTCAGCCCTCGCAGTTTCCGCTAATTGTTCCGCAGCATAAGATTCCTCTAAAGCTTTTGCACTTTGTACTTTTTCTGAAGCATTTGCTACACGTTCTGCTTCTGCTTCACGTTGACGACGTAAAGAATCGGAATTTGCAACAGCAATTTTCGCCTTATTTTCACCCTCAACCGCTTGTGCATTTGCAGCAGCAACCTGAGTTCTTTCATCTTGTACCGCATTCGCTTCACCAATAGAACCATCTCTAGTTTTTTCGGCAACCGATTTACGTGCTGCATTTATTGCGTGTGCCGCAGCTTCCTTACCTAAAGCTTCAATATAACCAGACTCATCAACGATATCGGTGATATTTACGTTAATTAGTTTTAAACCCACTTTCTTTAATTCTGTTTCTACAGATTGAGAAATATTAGTTAAAAACTTATCACGGTCATTATTAATTTCTTCAATATCCATAGAAGCCACTACTAAACGTAACTGACCGAATATAATTTCTTGTGCTAAATCTTGAATTTCATTTTGACCTAAACCTAAAAGACGTTCCGCAGCATTTTGCATAACTCCAGGCTCGGTAGAAACACCAATTGTAAAACGTGATGGCACGTTTACACGAATATTTTGTTTAGAAAGGGCGTTTACTAAATTCACCTCAATAGAAATAGGTGTTAAATCTAGAAACTCGTAATCTTGAATTACAGGCACAATAAAAGCTGCACCACCATGGATACATTTTGCCGATTGCCCACCGCCAACTTTACCATAAACTACTAAAATTCTATCTGAAGGACAGCGTTTATAGCGCCTAACTAATACGATAAAAAATAAAAATACGAATAAAATAGCTGCAATTACAGCGATTGGAAAACCCAATTGAAGGTTCTCCTGTACAAAAAGTGATAGCATGTGTTATTTATTTAGTTGTTCTACAATTAATATTCCGTTTGTGGTAACTTCTCTTACCGATATTACTGATCCAGATTTAAGGTCTGTTTCCGAGTCTGTTAAAGCTTCAAGTTCTCTTAAAGCACCTTGCACTCTTACATGAGCCTTACCTATAGTTGAGCGTTTAGCACCAATGGTTAAATACACTTCGCCAACACTACCAATAGCATTTTTCATTTTTAAAGTCCCGCTATGGTTTAGTTTTTGCATAAAATAAAACATGGCAGCCATTACCGCCATCATGGCTAAACCACAAAGAATGGAAACCATTACGGTTATTGGTTTAGAGAAGCCTGCATCAATACACGCAATACCACTCCAACCAAAAAGGGTGAAAAAGCCAACAAGGTTTTTAAAGGTTATAAACTGAAACCCAATACCAGTATCGGCTTCAATTTCGGCATCGGTATCTAAATCTCCCGAATCGCCACCAATAAACGTGGTTACAATGGTGATTACAAAAATAAAAGAGCCAATTAATGCAATGCCCCAATAAATTTGTGTAAAAAGCGCCAAGCTGTAAAACCACTCCATAATTTTAGATTTAAAAAAATTAATAATTAAATGTAATACCTTTTTTACGATCGAACAATTTATTTTGAAAGTATAATAAAAACTGCATTCCCTCTAAACACTACAACGATAATAAGTGTGTTTTTCAATCCGTTTCGAGGTCTTTAATTTCAAAAAACAAACTATTGATCTTTAAAGAGTTCATTCGATATTTAAAATCCCACACATTCAAAAAGCAAGACCTAACTACTCCTTATAAGTAGCTCATATTGATGTTTTGTTACAACAACATTCTAAAATAGGTGTTATTTCTAAAATACACACACCCGAAAAATATTGGCAGCACTAACTTATTCGCACTAAAAAACACCTATTAGAACGCACTTGCTTTTTTATTAAAACCACTAAAAAACACATTTAAACAGACAAAACACACAGATAGTCGGTATTTTTTATATATTCGCTTCTTAAATTTAAAAACCCAAATCAAAAATGAAAAAATTAATTTTACTTTTAAGCGTTATTACATTAACCTTTAGCTCATGTAGTAGTGACGACGATTCTCAAGATTCAATTATTGGAATATGGAATTATTACCAAAGTTTTGAAAATGATGAAGAATACGAACTTGATACTTGTGAGAAACAAGATGAAATAATCTTTAATGCTGACGGAACCTTCTCTACAAAAGGCTATTACGAAAACGAAGATGATGTTTGTTCTCTTGACTATGAATCAACCGGAACTTGGGTAAATCTAGGTGACAATATTTACGAGTTTACAGATGATGAAGATAACTATACAAGTACAGCAACCATTATTTTTTCTGGCAATACATTTTATTTTATTGATGAAGATGGATCGGACACATACAAAGATGTATATATCAAAAATTAATTTTCTTATCGTTAAATAATACAAACGCCTTCAATTGAAGGCGTTTTTTATTTATAAAATCATTAAATTTGCGCACATTTTGAACAGGTCATGATAGATAAAATTAAAGAACTTATTAACGAAGCTGAATCTTTTAAAGCACAATCGAAAGACGAGGTAGAAGCATTTAGAATAAAATATTTAGGTAAAAAAGGGTTATTAAACGACTTTTTTGCAGAGTTTAAAAATGTGGCAAACGACCAAAAAAAAGAATTTGGCCAAACCATAAATAAACTTAAAAAAACAGCTGAGGATAAAGTAAACGCTCTAAAAGCAGAACTTGAAAGCACCGAAGAAGTAAAAGGTATTTACGGCGATTTATCTAGACCGGGAGCACCAGTTCAAATAGGTGCACGCCACCCTATTTCTATCGTAAAAAATCAAATTATAGATATCTTTTCTCGCATTGGATTTAATGTAAGTGAAGGTCCAGAAATAGAAGACGATTGGCACAACTTTACAGCATTAAACTTGCCAGAATACCATCCGGCTCGTGATATGCAGGATACATTTTTTATTCAAACCGATCCGGATATTTTATTACGCACGCACACCAGCTCGGTACAAGTACGTTATATGGAAAACAATACACCACCAATTAGAACTATTTCTCCTGGTCGTGTATACAGAAACGAAGCTATTTCTGCGCGTTCTCATTGTTTTTTCCACCAATTAGAAGGCTTATATATTGATAAAGATGTAAGCTTTGCTGATTTAAAACAAACACTACAACATTTTACAAGTGAGATGTTTGGGAAAAGCGAAATTCGTTTACGTCCATCATACTTTCCGTTTACAGAACCAAGTGCAGAAATTGATGTATACTGGGGTTTAGAAACAGAAACAGATTATAAAATAACAAAAGGAACAGGTTGGTTAGAAATTGGAGGTTGCGGCATGGTAGATCCAAACGTTTTAGAAAACTGTAAAATTGATTCTACTGAATATTCTGGTTTTGCTTTTGGTGTTGGAATAGACCGAATTGCAATGCTACTGCACCAAATTGGTGATATTCGTTTATTAAGTGAAAATGATGTACGTTTCTTAGAGCAATTTAAGAGCGCTTTATAATAAACAAGATATTTTAAAACATAAAAAAGCCTATAAATTTAAATTTATAGGCTTTTTTATGCTCGGTTTTTATTACTTAAAATTAACCGTATACTCATCTACTATTTCTAGTTCAGTACGAAATGAAAGCACTTTATCAGCAAATTTCTTAAGCCCTTCCATTCTAAATTTATCGGCATCGTCTCGGTAATAAGCATCTAAAGCTTCACGAGAATACGATCGGTATTGCACCGAGTAAGTTACACCCTCAATATCTTCTTCTACCAAAACTTTACTAAGCGTTGCCTTTTCAAACTTGCCTGTTCCTAAAACTTGCGGAATATGCTCTTTTATCCAGATTAACCATTCAGCTTCTATAAACTCGTCGATGTTTGAAGTTACGTTATATATTATCATAGTTTCTATTTAAAGCCGCAAAATTAAAGCTCCTAGTTACAATACCCAAATTACTCTTGGTTTATTGTTAAAATCGCGTAGATTAAGCTTTGAGATTAGTTTATAGCATCGCCACGTAAAGCTCTAAATTTCTTTCGTGCTTCAACAAAATAAATACTATCGGGATGGTTAAAAATAATCTCTTCGTAAAGCGGCTTGGCGTTATCCGGCTGCTCTAAGTAATTCATGTACAATTCAGCCAATTTAAATAAGGCATTATCAATTAAAATACCTTCTCCATAATTTTCAATTATAGATTTATAGTTACTCTCAGCTTTTTCAAATTGTTGTTTTCCTTCAAATAATTCTGCCTGCTTGTACAAAGCCTGAGCAATTATAGGCTCCGTTTTATGCGCAGCCAAAACCTCGCTTAACAAACTAATAGCTTCATCATTTCTATTCTGAAAGGCCAATAAATCGGCTTTAGCATAGAGTTTTAGCGCAGTTTGTAGAGAATCTTCATATTTATTATCTGTTATTAACAGCTTCAAGTCTAATGCATCATTAGCGATTAATTGCGATGTTGATGCTTTTAAAATTTTTAATTGAGATTCTGCCCACTTAAAATCACCTTTATAATAACTTGTTTTTGCAACTTTGTACCTGGCTTCTTGAGATATTTCACTGTTTTTTAAGCTTCGTTGAATTTGCGTATAATAAATTAAAGCTTGATTAAATTTTTCTTGAAGCACCAATATATCACCCAATTCCAACTTCACCTCAGCCTTCTGAAATTCTGTTAAAGATAGTTTTAAAGACTTTTCTAAAAAGGAAGTCGCCTTAGTTGTTTCATTCTTATAAAATGCTAAAAAATGCGCGTAAGCAATTTGAAGTTTTAAGGTTTGAGAAACCGAACCAAACTCTTCAAACAACTCTAAATACTTAGCCTCAATAGCTTCGTAATTTTCTTTAGAACTTACTTTCTCTTCTAGTTGTAATAAATGGTAATTTGCCGACACCTGTGTGCCAGCATCTTGAGCTTTTTCTATAAGGTATGTGTAAATTTCTTTAGCCGTTTCGTATGCTTTTTCGTTGGTTGCAATTACCGCCAAATCGGCTATTCTGTTTAAACTTTCTGGCTGACGATTAAAAATGGCCTTTTCTTGAACAAATGCTTTTTTAATATCTTTTTGCTGCACAAACAACCAACTTAATAGCTCGTTCCATAACAAATCTGGAGTTTGCTGTGCTTTTTTTAATAAAATTTTTCGGAATAATATATTGTTCTCATTGTCACTATTTTCACTTATAAAATCGTTGATAGACCGTTTGATGTTATTTACAGTAAACGGATTAGCCTCAACATAATCTATATAACTGGTAAACATTTTTTCAACTTTACCTTGCTCTCCATACAACTGAGCCAATTGTAAATCAAAATTATATTTAGGGTTTGAAGCCGTACCTTTTTCATAAGCCAAAATAGCTTCATCTAGCAAACTATGATTTTGAAATACCTTTGCTACAGAAAACACATTACTAGCCCGTAAATCGATACTTTCTAAAGCTTTATTATACTGAAGCCTTGCATTTACGGTATCTTTTTGCAACTGAAAATTATAGCCTAAATCGACTAAAAATCCAGAATACGCAATATCTTTCATCACCTCTAACAAAAAAGCTTCTGCTTCTGCATATTGCTCTAATTGCTGATGCGTTTCTACAATAGCATTTATATTTGTTAAGCTTGTTGATGGCCCTTCATAGATTTTTTTATACTCAGCTAAAGCCTTTTTAAAGTCACCGTTTTTAAAATACTCCCTCGCTAAAATATCAGATTGCGAAAAAATATTCGTGCTTATAAACAAACATAGTATTAAAAAAATTCTCATGTTGTAAATATAACAAATGTGCTTTTGTGTTATTGTTATCCTGGGTGTTTTTTATGTTAGGCTTGCAATACGCAGAACACCAAACCCTATAACATAAAAAAAGCACCCTAAAAAAGGGTGCTTACATTATATAACATAGATAAAATAATTATTGATTCATTTTTTTCATGGCATCAATAAAATCATCTAAATCTGTACCGCTATTAACTAAAGTTAATGCTTTATCCACAATATACTTTACATTATCAGCATGAAAACCAAGCCCTAAAGCTATTTTTCTAAGTAAAATCTCTTCGTGATCGCCCTTAATATGATCCACATAAACCATACGTGCTAAATCATACAAACGCTCTAAACGACGATCGTAAGATGTTGGAGGGTTAATTGGGTGCGATTTATAATCCTCTAATATCAAATTAAAGTCACCTTCACCAATATCCAAATTACGAGCTAATCGCTCTAAAAACGCTTGTTCCTCAACTGTAATCACGCCGTCATCCATTGCAATTCTTACAATTGCAGCAAAATGATCCTCATTACGCTTTTTAAAACCACTATCAAATAAATCTGAAAACGACATATCTTTTTTCTTTTTTAAGTGATGCAAACCTACATATTTTTTTTAATATTATAAACCGAAATTTCAAATATTTGGGCCTTACCACAAGGGTCGGGCTTTCGGCAGTCGCTCTCTTCGAGGAGCTTCAACAAACGCCTCAATCCCTAACGCAGCAATCGCTACTTAAAAAACAATGTAAATTTACTAGAAATAGCAGGCTTACTTTTTATAAAACCTTTGCTCTACTTAGGTATAGTAAAGAAAAATGTGGTGCCTTTATGCACTTCAGATTCAAACCAAATTTGCCCACCTAAAGACTCAACTATTTTTTTACAAAAAGACAAACCAATACCTGTTCCCTCATATTCTTCACGAGAATGCAGCCTCTGGAAAATAGAGAAAACTTTACTTTTATGCTTTTGAGAAATACCAATGCCATTATCTGCTACCTCAAATTGCCAAAAGTTTTTATTCTGTGGGCCATAAATAACGGTTTTAAAACTAATAACTACCTTAGGATCTACATCTGCTTTTTTAAACTTAATAGCATTATTTATTAAATTCTGAAAAACCCCTCTAAGCTCAACCTTACTGCCCAAAACAGTCGGTAAATTTCCGTAGGTTACTTTGGCATTAAAGCGCGTAATAGCATTCGAAATATCCAACGTTATTTCTCCTAGCAAATCATTACAATCAATCTCAGTTTTCTCTTTAGATTTACCTAATTTAGAATACTCCAGCAAATCGTCTATCTGGGTTCGCATCCGTTCGCTAGATTTATCTATAAACTCCATGCTCATCATCGCATCATCATCGAGTTTTTCTTTATAATCATCTTTTAACAAAGCAATAAGCCCAGAAATGGTTGCCAAAGGCTCTTTTAAATCATGACTTGTAATGTATGCAAACTCTTCTAATTCTTTATTCTTAGAAGCTAACGTAAAAGACTGGCTATATATCGTGTTGTTCTTCTCCTTTAAAACAGTATTTAATCGCTTTGTACCATAGTAATTTCTCAATATCACCCAAACCAATATTACAGCAAAAAGCACCAATGCTAATAAAAGGTAATTAATTGTACGCTGTGTATTCAGTTTTTTATTAATTTCTTTAGCTTTCAACTCCTTATCAAGTATATCTTCTCTTTGTTGAACAAGAATAATGTTCTGCTTTTCTATCTCACTATTACTCAGCGCAATTTGTTCTTGCTTGTTTTTAAGCGAATCTACCTGCTTTAAAATACGTTGCTCTAGCTCGCTTTCGATAATTAATTTATCGGAATATTTTTTCTTTTGAAGTTCAGAAAGCGATATAAGTTCCTTAATTTCATTCTCTTGATTTTCTAAAGATTTATTTTTATTTTTTAATAAATTTTCTTTATCGCCTATAGCTTGTTTTTGGCCTTTAATCTCCTCATCTTTAAACTTAATACTACCTTCTACTTCAGATAATTTATCTTTGGTTTCAGCTAGAGTATTTTCAGCGTTTTGGAACAACTGTTTCCATTTTTCTATAGACGAAATAGCATTTTCACGAAGATTATAGTGTGCTGCAATATTACTGCGTCGCATAAGTTTCTCGTTAATTTCATATTGAAAATCATTACCAACATTAACAATATTAATCATAGAAGAATTATAAGGATAATTCTCCGTAATAAGTAAAGTATTACTGCTCGATATTTTATTTAAAACATACGAAATATCAAAATTCTTATCATAATTAGTGTAAACAACATCTACGTTTTCAATATCTTTTACACTACTAAAACTAACCACTTTAACTGGCTTATTTTTAATTTGCCTTTTTTGCGCTAAGCTTTTTAAATCTATAATAGTGCGGTCTTTACCCAAAACCCCAATAACAAAATTTGGGTCTGCATGCGTATCACCATAAAGTGTTTGTTCTGCAACATTGAATATAACAATAGCGCGCTTAACTCGTTTTACCTGCTCGTTATCTGTGTTTTGGGCATATGCTTGCATAGCCATTAGGCACAACAGCATTAAAGCATATTTTATTAAAACATTAGATTTCATAACATTATAAACGTAACAATATTTTAGCAAATACGTTGGCGCCATTTACACCAAATTGCTGCACACGCCTACTGTAAACCAAACTTCCATTTACCGTATTAGCCGAGTGTGTGTGCTTGTTTGGGTATACATCAAAAATATTATTACACCCAACTGTTGCTTGTAGCCAATTCTCGTAATTATACGTTACATACAAATCGGTTACAAACTTTGGATCGAATTTTTGATCACGAGTTTCAACATTACCAGTAAACTCATTAAGCTCCCAATTATTTGAATCACCATCATCTGGGTGAATATACATTACGCTCCCAAAATAAGTACCCACTAAATTGAATTTAAAATCATTAATTTCATAATTCAAATACGAGTTCACCTTCACTTTTGGTTGAGCAGACTCTATTCTAGAACGCTCTTCTCTGTTAAATAAAGATTCAATATCACTGTCTACAATATTACTTCTATTTACTTTAGTCACTTTGGTTTCAGTAAAATTAGCCGAAACCTTTCCGCTTAATTTACCTGCTCCTATTTGATTTTTGTAATGGAAAGACATTTCTACACCATTAGTTCTAGAATCTATCGCATTGGCAAAAAACTGAGCAGCCGTAACATTAAATGGCGCCAACAAATCTTCGTACCCCTCATCAAACTGTCCTGACAGCACAATTCGATCTTCAATATTGATATTATAATAATCAAAAGAAAGCGTGTATTTATTTTCTATTTTAGTACTTAGACCAAGGCTAAAATGTTTTGATAATTCTGGTTTAAGCTTGCTTACCTCAAAAGCATCGGTTACCAAAGTACTTTCATGGTTAAACGTACCGACCTGACTAATATCCCCATCAAAAAACTGTGTGCTAATTTTTTGAAAAAACACTTGGTGCATAGATGGCGCTCTAAAACCTGTAGAATAACTAGACCTCAACGCAGTCTTTTTACCAAACTTATATCGCGCAGAAAGTTTCCAAAGCGAGTTTTCTCCAAAATCGTTGTTAGACTCATATCGAAACGCTCCTTTTATAAGCATCGGTTTAATAGGCTTCAATTCAACATCTACATATCCTGAAGCATTAGAACGGTAACGAATAAGTTCATCTTGTGGTTGTATACCAGGAAATACTTGAGCACCTATAATTTTAGGTCTTAATTCTCCATTTTCATCTTCATACATTACATCACCATTAATATACGAATCTTCTTCTCCAGAAATAATCTCGTAACGTTCCACACGTAGTTCACCTCCAAAGGCCAAGTTAAGGCCTTGCATAACATCAAAAGGCCTACTAAAATCTAAGTTAGTAGTGTTAAGTTCGTATTGATAGCCTCCAGATTTAAATGTTCTAGGTGAAATAACACCAAGAGATGCATTGTTAGAATTATTTACCGTAAAATCGATACTATTAGATCCCATGGAATGACTAAAATCTATATCCCAACCATTTTTTTCGCCTCGAATCCCGAAGGTAACAGCATCATCTTGAATGTTTGTTAATATTTCTGGTGAAAACCCATTTGGATGAAGTTCTTCTACAACACGATCGGTTTCTCCAGGAAAACGATAAAACCCTTTTGAAGTTCCTTCTCTAGAATTACGACCACCAAAAAAGTAAAGATTAGCCTTATCAAAAAGTGATAATTCACCATTAAATGCCAAAGCCGAGTTTCTAGTTGCAGCACTACCAACTTCCATCACTTGTTGATTTTTATAACCGGTTTGAGAGAAAAAATCGTTGTCTTCTATCAATTGGTTATCTAAAACATCATCATTATCAACATAAACATTTCCGGTATAGTTGCCTGCTCTATTTGTAGCTCCTCTATCTCTAAACTCTCCGGTAATATTTATAAAACCTGTATTACCTATTTTTAAACCAAAATTCCCGCTAAAATAATGGTTCACACCATCTTTTTCTGTATTGATTTTAGTTCCTGTATCAATATCGATAACATCGGTTTGTTTCTTTAAAACAATATTAATAACTCCTGCAATAGCATCAGATCCGTACTGAGAAGTTGCGCCATCCCTCAAAATTTCAATATGATCGATAGAAGATACCGGTATCGCATTAAAATCCGTACCCACACTACCTCTACCAATAGTATTATTTACATTTAGCATAGACGATGTATGGCGACGCTTTCCGTTTATTAAAACCAAAAGTTGATCTGGTCCTAAACCTCGTAAAGTTGCCGGATCGATATGGTCTGTTCCATCGGAAACCGTTTGTTGTGTAGAATGAAATGATGGCACTAAAAACTGTAACAATTCACCTAATTCAAAATGAGATGAATTACTTATTTCTTCGGGTGTTATAATCTCAATAGGTACTGTAGTCTCTAAAGCAGATTGTGGTTTAGAACGCGTCCCTAAAGACACGGGTTCATCTGCAGAAAACCCCGTTTCTAAACGGAAATCAGTAGTAAAACTATCTCCAACCTTTAGCGAGACGGACTTACTTTTACTATTATACATGATGAAAGATGCTGTTATAACATAATCTCCTTCTTCAAGTTCTAGTTTAAAATCACCGTTTATGTTGGTAGTTGTTTGTACCTCGTAACCTTCAACACTAATTAAAGCTCCTGGCAAAGCACCAAAAGCATCCGAAACATTCCCTTGTACGGAAGCTCTATTTTGCGCACAAATAGTAATGCTAGCAAATAAGCATATTAATAGAATTATTCTTTTTTCCATGTGGACTACTTCTCAAAATTCAAAGCTTCATCTAAAAGGGTTACAGACAATGGTTTGTTAATATAACCATTTATAAAGCAAGAAGCCTTTGCTTTTTCTTGATCATTTGGGTTGGATGATGTGGTTAGCATAATAATCTTAATGCTAGAAGTAAATTCTTTATCTAATTTACTATATTCTTCTATAAACTCCCAACCATTCATTGCAGGCATATTAATATCAAGAAAAATAACCTCCGGTTTTTCAACTAAACCATCCATCGCTTTTTGTAGATAAGCCAACGCATCAGCTCCACTATTCACAGACCGTATAGAATTAAATGTGTTATGTTTTTTTACT
The window above is part of the Algibacter sp. L3A6 genome. Proteins encoded here:
- a CDS encoding DUF2007 domain-containing protein, which translates into the protein MIDTFKTIARFQYSTEAQIIKGRLEADGIQVFLFDNLTIDTDPLVSNAIGGVKLKVLSYQAEEAEHILKSINKFSLDNQGNAIKCPNCKSDKIELYSTIKDIKALFAFVFAFITNIITSALPIYTKHKYRCEACKTEFDIEKVAPIYVVPDAGPTMS
- a CDS encoding flotillin family protein, whose amino-acid sequence is MLSLFVQENLQLGFPIAVIAAILFVFLFFIVLVRRYKRCPSDRILVVYGKVGGGQSAKCIHGGAAFIVPVIQDYEFLDLTPISIEVNLVNALSKQNIRVNVPSRFTIGVSTEPGVMQNAAERLLGLGQNEIQDLAQEIIFGQLRLVVASMDIEEINNDRDKFLTNISQSVETELKKVGLKLINVNITDIVDESGYIEALGKEAAAHAINAARKSVAEKTRDGSIGEANAVQDERTQVAAANAQAVEGENKAKIAVANSDSLRRQREAEAERVANASEKVQSAKALEESYAAEQLAETARAERERSSQMADIIVPAEIDKKKVEIDAEAEAERTRRRAKGEADGILFKAQAEAQGLYEVLTKQAAGLDQIVKAAGNNSKDAVLLLVADKLPELVRMQSEAIKNIKIDKVTVWENGGGKDGKSSTANFLSGMYKSVPPLQEMFDMAGMQLPEYLKGKDVEAAEVVSEKNNTSEK
- a CDS encoding lipocalin family protein, with the protein product MKKLILLLSVITLTFSSCSSDDDSQDSIIGIWNYYQSFENDEEYELDTCEKQDEIIFNADGTFSTKGYYENEDDVCSLDYESTGTWVNLGDNIYEFTDDEDNYTSTATIIFSGNTFYFIDEDGSDTYKDVYIKN
- the pheS gene encoding phenylalanine--tRNA ligase subunit alpha produces the protein MIDKIKELINEAESFKAQSKDEVEAFRIKYLGKKGLLNDFFAEFKNVANDQKKEFGQTINKLKKTAEDKVNALKAELESTEEVKGIYGDLSRPGAPVQIGARHPISIVKNQIIDIFSRIGFNVSEGPEIEDDWHNFTALNLPEYHPARDMQDTFFIQTDPDILLRTHTSSVQVRYMENNTPPIRTISPGRVYRNEAISARSHCFFHQLEGLYIDKDVSFADLKQTLQHFTSEMFGKSEIRLRPSYFPFTEPSAEIDVYWGLETETDYKITKGTGWLEIGGCGMVDPNVLENCKIDSTEYSGFAFGVGIDRIAMLLHQIGDIRLLSENDVRFLEQFKSAL
- a CDS encoding DUF4286 family protein, with translation MIIYNVTSNIDEFIEAEWLIWIKEHIPQVLGTGKFEKATLSKVLVEEDIEGVTYSVQYRSYSREALDAYYRDDADKFRMEGLKKFADKVLSFRTELEIVDEYTVNFK
- a CDS encoding tetratricopeptide repeat protein, with the protein product MRIFLILCLFISTNIFSQSDILAREYFKNGDFKKALAEYKKIYEGPSTSLTNINAIVETHQQLEQYAEAEAFLLEVMKDIAYSGFLVDLGYNFQLQKDTVNARLQYNKALESIDLRASNVFSVAKVFQNHSLLDEAILAYEKGTASNPKYNFDLQLAQLYGEQGKVEKMFTSYIDYVEANPFTVNNIKRSINDFISENSDNENNILFRKILLKKAQQTPDLLWNELLSWLFVQQKDIKKAFVQEKAIFNRQPESLNRIADLAVIATNEKAYETAKEIYTYLIEKAQDAGTQVSANYHLLQLEEKVSSKENYEAIEAKYLELFEEFGSVSQTLKLQIAYAHFLAFYKNETTKATSFLEKSLKLSLTEFQKAEVKLELGDILVLQEKFNQALIYYTQIQRSLKNSEISQEARYKVAKTSYYKGDFKWAESQLKILKASTSQLIANDALDLKLLITDNKYEDSLQTALKLYAKADLLAFQNRNDEAISLLSEVLAAHKTEPIIAQALYKQAELFEGKQQFEKAESNYKSIIENYGEGILIDNALFKLAELYMNYLEQPDNAKPLYEEIIFNHPDSIYFVEARKKFRALRGDAIN
- a CDS encoding TerB family tellurite resistance protein, which encodes MSFSDLFDSGFKKRNEDHFAAIVRIAMDDGVITVEEQAFLERLARNLDIGEGDFNLILEDYKSHPINPPTSYDRRLERLYDLARMVYVDHIKGDHEEILLRKIALGLGFHADNVKYIVDKALTLVNSGTDLDDFIDAMKKMNQ